Proteins encoded within one genomic window of Candidatus Pseudothioglobus singularis PS1:
- a CDS encoding DUF3108 domain-containing protein: MKKIALLFLSLIFTNSLALSPYIGSYQLYADTKMGNLQIGSAVLNLEMNDSEFTFTTEAKTESLWKALYDYSRSEKSTGNETDGQVINKYFSVVEKLKDEVKKDYEITIVTDKNYALSSTGEEFEIKPGLLVDPLSVYLALSNDMLNNPSQPEFTYQVVDQDGVKYLKFIVDGQETVTINNRDIETVRVNCEELELTLNLSVEDNFQPVRIYKVNGKTEFTMLLIEFMS, from the coding sequence ATGAAAAAAATTGCGCTCCTATTTTTAAGCCTTATATTTACGAATTCTCTAGCACTTTCTCCCTATATTGGAAGTTACCAGCTCTATGCAGACACCAAAATGGGAAACCTGCAAATTGGATCAGCCGTTCTAAATCTAGAAATGAATGATAGTGAGTTTACATTTACAACTGAAGCTAAAACGGAGTCTCTTTGGAAGGCTCTTTATGACTACTCAAGGTCTGAAAAAAGTACTGGCAATGAGACTGATGGCCAGGTTATCAATAAGTATTTTAGTGTTGTTGAAAAACTAAAGGATGAAGTAAAAAAGGATTACGAAATAACAATTGTTACTGATAAAAATTACGCATTATCAAGCACTGGTGAGGAATTTGAAATCAAACCGGGTCTCCTCGTTGATCCTCTTAGTGTTTATCTTGCTCTTTCAAATGATATGCTCAATAATCCAAGTCAACCAGAATTTACTTACCAGGTAGTTGATCAAGATGGCGTCAAGTATCTAAAATTTATTGTTGATGGACAAGAAACTGTCACTATTAATAATCGTGACATTGAAACAGTTCGTGTCAATTGTGAGGAATTAGAGCTAACTCTAAATTTATCAGTTGAAGACAACTTTCAACCTGTTCGAATATACAAGGTCAATGGCAAAACTGAATTTACAATGCTATTAATTGAGTTCATGAGCTAA
- the purN gene encoding phosphoribosylglycinamide formyltransferase, with amino-acid sequence MRAVILISGNGSNLQSLIDNARKIDLKICSVISNKEDAFGLKRAERASIRTHFVDPNLYESREGFDKQLITMIDELDISLIILAGYMRILSSEFINHFAGKILNIHPSLLPKFPGLNTHRKAIDAKEKYHGATVHFVTEELDGGPIISQEIVEIDFIDTEYSLSQKVLKKEHILYPRVIHWYTQNRLKLLNTECITLDGKIL; translated from the coding sequence ATGAGGGCTGTCATTTTAATCTCAGGTAATGGCTCTAACCTTCAATCTCTCATTGATAATGCTAGAAAGATTGACCTCAAAATATGCTCAGTCATTAGTAACAAAGAAGATGCTTTTGGTCTAAAGCGAGCAGAACGTGCTAGTATTAGGACGCATTTTGTTGATCCTAATCTATACGAATCTAGAGAAGGCTTTGATAAACAGCTTATCACAATGATTGATGAACTTGATATTAGTCTCATAATTCTAGCTGGTTATATGAGGATTCTTTCTTCTGAATTTATTAATCATTTTGCTGGAAAAATTCTTAATATACATCCCTCGCTACTACCAAAATTTCCAGGACTTAATACCCATCGAAAGGCGATTGATGCCAAAGAGAAATACCACGGTGCAACTGTTCATTTTGTAACAGAAGAGCTAGATGGTGGCCCAATAATTAGCCAAGAAATTGTTGAAATTGACTTTATAGATACAGAATACTCTCTCTCTCAAAAAGTTCTAAAAAAGGAGCATATTCTTTATCCAAGAGTGATTCATTGGTATACTCAAAATAGACTAAAACTTTTAAATACAGAATGTATAACGCTGGACGGAAAAATCTTATGA
- the purM gene encoding phosphoribosylformylglycinamidine cyclo-ligase: MSSLTYKDSGVDITKGNQLIDKIKPIAKSTLRPGVLSSLGGFGAMFEIPLDRYKSPVLISGTDGVGTKLMVAEMLKKHDTIGIDLVAMCVNDLIVQGAEPLFFLDYYATGSLNTKIATSVIEGIGEGCRLSGCSLIGGETAEMPGMYNGEEYDLAGFCVGIVEKDHIIDGSKVNLGDHIVAIGSSGPHSNGYSLIRKVLEKTKPTQEQLNLLIEPTKIYVKSILSLIQSLPVHAISHITGGGLLENIPRVLPDHLAAKLDSNSWNMPEIFNWLKNEGNIDINEMYRVLNCGVGMVVIIPKESSDDAIRLLNASGENAWLIGEVINSTGQQVFI; this comes from the coding sequence ATGTCATCATTGACTTATAAGGACTCGGGAGTTGATATCACCAAAGGTAATCAGCTCATTGATAAGATTAAACCCATTGCAAAATCAACTTTGAGACCTGGCGTTTTATCTAGCCTAGGCGGCTTTGGCGCAATGTTTGAAATTCCTTTAGATAGATACAAAAGCCCAGTTTTAATTTCAGGTACGGATGGTGTTGGAACAAAGCTTATGGTTGCAGAGATGCTTAAAAAACATGATACGATTGGTATTGATTTAGTAGCAATGTGCGTTAATGACTTGATTGTTCAAGGTGCAGAGCCTTTGTTCTTTTTAGATTATTATGCTACAGGTTCTCTGAATACCAAGATAGCTACTTCTGTTATTGAGGGAATTGGTGAGGGATGTCGCCTCTCTGGCTGTTCGCTCATTGGCGGTGAAACTGCTGAAATGCCTGGCATGTATAATGGTGAAGAATATGATTTGGCTGGATTTTGTGTAGGAATTGTTGAAAAAGATCATATCATTGATGGCTCAAAGGTCAATTTAGGTGATCATATTGTTGCAATTGGCTCTTCTGGGCCTCACTCTAATGGATATTCATTAATCAGAAAGGTTTTGGAAAAGACGAAGCCAACTCAAGAGCAACTCAATTTATTAATTGAGCCTACCAAAATCTATGTTAAATCAATTCTTTCGCTTATTCAAAGTTTGCCAGTTCATGCAATATCTCATATAACGGGTGGTGGCCTTCTTGAAAATATACCGAGAGTGCTTCCTGATCATTTAGCAGCAAAACTCGATTCAAATTCATGGAATATGCCAGAAATCTTTAACTGGCTTAAAAATGAGGGAAATATAGATATTAACGAAATGTATCGAGTGCTTAACTGTGGTGTTGGAATGGTTGTCATTATCCCAAAAGAATCATCTGATGATGCTATTAGACTTTTAAATGCATCTGGTGAAAATGCCTGGCTTATTGGAGAGGTGATCAACTCGACAGGTCAACAGGTCTTTATCTAG
- a CDS encoding CDP-alcohol phosphatidyltransferase family protein, which yields MLPNALSIIRIILTVPIVIALLKEQYLLTMLLFLVAGITDALDGWIAKQFYMQSRLGSIIDPVADKILLTCTFITLYWVEVLPLWLLMIIFVRDVIIIAGALGYFLGEESADTDLLEPSLISKVNTVLQITLVLYLLLIELYIGIDGMQEIVFVIVATSTALSGADYGLLWVKKFILQETKK from the coding sequence ATGCTACCCAATGCGCTTTCAATAATACGCATTATTTTAACAGTTCCCATAGTTATAGCGCTGCTAAAAGAGCAGTATCTTCTGACAATGCTGTTATTTTTAGTTGCAGGTATTACTGATGCTTTAGATGGCTGGATTGCAAAACAGTTTTATATGCAGTCAAGACTGGGTTCGATTATAGATCCGGTTGCTGATAAGATCCTGCTAACTTGCACCTTTATAACTCTTTATTGGGTCGAAGTTTTACCATTATGGCTACTCATGATTATTTTTGTTCGTGATGTTATTATCATTGCTGGCGCATTGGGTTATTTTCTTGGAGAGGAGAGTGCTGATACTGACTTGTTAGAACCAAGCCTCATTAGTAAAGTAAATACTGTGTTACAAATTACTCTAGTTTTATACTTACTGCTCATTGAGCTGTACATTGGAATAGATGGCATGCAAGAGATAGTCTTTGTCATAGTGGCAACATCAACAGCCCTAAGTGGGGCAGATTATGGCCTCCTCTGGGTTAAGAAATTCATCTTGCAAGAGACAAAAAAATGA
- a CDS encoding HdaA/DnaA family protein, with amino-acid sequence MNQLGLPISLNTSMLLESFIANKELLRLINQLFLDENSSEVFIYGASGQGKTHILQGAVLKALEIDKNAIYIDCNESFPEHILDFIDQVHFISFDNVHLISRKNQEIFFDLYNQARQSQIVILTSAESLPSDLEVMKDIKTRLSLAAVYKLEELNDELIMRVIDSQMSQRNLSINSGVYEYLFKNYSRDLKLLLATLNDLDKASLQAKKAISIPFVRKFLNLHNH; translated from the coding sequence ATGAATCAACTTGGCTTGCCAATTAGTCTCAACACATCCATGCTTCTGGAAAGTTTTATTGCAAATAAAGAGCTCTTAAGGTTAATAAATCAACTATTTCTTGATGAAAATTCTTCAGAGGTCTTTATTTATGGAGCGTCAGGTCAAGGCAAGACTCATATCCTTCAAGGAGCAGTATTGAAGGCTTTGGAGATAGATAAAAATGCTATTTATATTGACTGCAATGAGTCATTTCCTGAGCATATTTTGGACTTTATTGATCAAGTACATTTTATTAGCTTTGATAATGTCCATTTAATTTCTAGAAAGAATCAAGAGATATTTTTTGATTTATATAATCAAGCGAGACAGAGTCAAATTGTAATCCTGACTAGTGCAGAGAGCCTGCCATCTGACTTGGAAGTGATGAAGGATATCAAAACACGACTTAGTTTAGCTGCTGTTTATAAGCTTGAAGAGCTTAATGACGAGTTAATAATGAGAGTAATTGATAGTCAGATGAGTCAGAGAAACTTATCTATTAACTCAGGCGTTTATGAATACTTATTTAAAAACTATTCACGAGATTTAAAGTTACTACTAGCAACATTGAATGATTTAGATAAAGCGTCTCTACAAGCTAAAAAAGCTATTTCAATACCCTTTGTTAGAAAATTCTTGAACTTACATAATCACTAA
- the cysG gene encoding siroheme synthase CysG, translated as MDHLPIFINIRKKPCIVIGGGDIALRKINLLLKAQAKVDCISPLFCKDIKNLSMDGHITLINKSFEQADIKDYSIIIAATDDKSVNSLISSIAQDKKIPVNVVDSPELSSFIMPSIVDRSPLIIAVSSSGKAPVLARIIRAKLETIIPSAYGILADIAGEYRQKVKDRFSTIKDRRAFWEAVFSGVIAEKVFSGRINEAKEDIQRQLDDSVEMDLGEVYLVGAGPGDPDLLTFKALRLIQQADVVLYDRLVSKGVMELVRRDSELIYVGKKGGSDKSTKQVDINDQLVELAKTGKRVCRLKGGDPFIFGRGGEEIESLSEHGIPFQVVPGITAASGCSSYAGIPLTHRDYSQSCRFVTAHLKNGTTNLPWEEFIIDQQTIVFYMALSGAKYICEKLMEHGMDKDMPIAIIEKGTMPEQKVYISSLIELPALLEREDIHAPTLMIVGEVVKLNEKLNWYGN; from the coding sequence ATGGATCACCTTCCTATTTTTATCAACATAAGAAAAAAGCCTTGCATAGTAATAGGAGGTGGAGATATTGCTCTCAGAAAAATTAATCTACTATTAAAAGCGCAGGCCAAGGTTGACTGTATATCACCATTATTTTGCAAGGATATAAAAAATCTTTCTATGGATGGGCATATAACCTTAATTAACAAAAGTTTTGAACAAGCAGATATTAAGGATTACTCAATCATTATCGCAGCAACAGATGACAAATCAGTTAATTCATTGATTTCTTCAATCGCACAAGATAAAAAAATTCCAGTCAACGTTGTTGACTCACCAGAGTTATCAAGCTTCATAATGCCCTCAATTGTTGATCGATCTCCCTTAATTATTGCAGTGTCCTCATCTGGCAAGGCTCCTGTTTTAGCTAGAATTATTAGGGCAAAATTAGAGACAATCATTCCAAGTGCCTATGGCATATTGGCTGATATTGCAGGTGAATACAGACAGAAAGTTAAAGATCGTTTTTCAACAATCAAGGACAGAAGAGCTTTTTGGGAAGCTGTATTTTCCGGTGTTATTGCTGAAAAGGTTTTTTCAGGTCGAATTAATGAAGCAAAGGAAGACATACAAAGGCAGCTTGATGATTCAGTAGAGATGGATTTAGGTGAGGTCTATTTGGTTGGAGCTGGACCAGGAGATCCTGATTTACTCACCTTTAAGGCTTTGAGATTAATTCAGCAGGCTGATGTTGTTCTTTATGATCGCCTAGTTTCTAAAGGGGTAATGGAGCTGGTTCGAAGAGACTCTGAGCTTATCTATGTTGGTAAAAAGGGCGGCAGTGACAAATCAACTAAGCAGGTTGACATTAATGATCAACTGGTTGAGCTTGCAAAGACAGGTAAGAGGGTTTGCCGTTTAAAAGGCGGCGACCCTTTTATTTTTGGAAGAGGTGGTGAAGAGATAGAATCTCTATCTGAGCATGGGATACCTTTTCAGGTGGTCCCAGGTATTACTGCCGCGTCCGGTTGCTCTTCCTATGCAGGTATTCCCCTCACCCATAGAGACTATTCTCAGTCCTGTAGATTTGTAACTGCGCATCTAAAGAATGGCACAACCAACCTCCCATGGGAAGAGTTCATCATTGATCAGCAAACTATTGTTTTCTATATGGCTTTGAGTGGCGCTAAATATATCTGTGAAAAACTCATGGAACATGGGATGGATAAGGACATGCCTATTGCTATTATTGAAAAAGGAACGATGCCTGAGCAAAAGGTTTATATTTCATCGCTGATTGAATTACCAGCTTTATTAGAAAGAGAAGATATTCATGCACCAACCCTGATGATTGTGGGTGAGGTTGTCAAGCTCAATGAAAAGTTGAATTGGTATGGCAATTAA
- a CDS encoding TetR/AcrR family transcriptional regulator, translating into MTMLSTKDKIFQSALELFASQGIQATSTAQISKKAGVASGTLFVHFKSKQELIDTIYISIKKNAFSDLNENIPNDSSVELQIKNGSRKIIEYFLTNYNEFIFLGLVDIDPMVSEEARAIGFKNFEKSMADLKQWFIEGHFKEIDFDLLMQINWSTTETIIKNLKFRNLIKPSESELNIIWDIMKKSS; encoded by the coding sequence ATGACAATGCTCTCAACCAAAGATAAAATTTTTCAGAGTGCCCTGGAGCTATTTGCTAGTCAAGGCATTCAAGCAACTTCAACTGCTCAAATCAGTAAAAAAGCGGGAGTTGCCTCTGGAACGCTTTTTGTTCACTTCAAGTCAAAGCAAGAGCTTATTGACACAATATACATAAGTATTAAAAAAAATGCTTTTTCTGACTTAAATGAAAATATTCCTAATGATTCAAGTGTTGAACTTCAAATCAAAAATGGTTCAAGAAAAATTATTGAGTACTTTTTAACTAACTACAATGAGTTTATTTTTTTAGGTTTAGTGGATATCGACCCCATGGTCTCTGAAGAGGCAAGGGCAATAGGCTTTAAAAATTTTGAAAAGTCGATGGCTGATTTGAAGCAATGGTTTATAGAGGGGCATTTTAAAGAGATAGATTTTGATCTTCTCATGCAGATAAATTGGTCCACTACAGAGACCATCATTAAGAACCTCAAGTTCAGAAATCTTATCAAGCCTAGTGAGAGTGAACTTAATATAATCTGGGATATTATGAAAAAGAGCTCCTAA
- a CDS encoding oxidoreductase — protein sequence MKKENWNESNIPDQSGKIFIVTGPTSGLGEETTRVLSRKNATVIMAARNIKKAESVANEILAENKNAKIDIEELDLTSLESIKNFSHQIFKKYKNLDCLINNAGIMACPYSKTKDGFEIQMGTNHLGHFALTGQLISLLKKTSNSRVINVSSIAHLSGNIDFDDLNWEKRKYRTWSAYSDSKLANLYFTYELSRKLKQTKGNPQVVASHPGYTDTKLQRYSTIWKILNKIAAQKASIGALGGIRAATDLTAESGDYFGSPSMGGMRGYPVLVKSNELSYNIDNAKKLWKLSEELTGVIYD from the coding sequence ATGAAAAAAGAAAATTGGAATGAATCAAATATTCCTGATCAATCAGGCAAAATTTTTATTGTGACTGGACCAACGAGCGGCCTTGGTGAGGAAACAACTAGAGTTCTTTCTCGAAAAAATGCTACCGTTATTATGGCTGCTAGAAATATTAAAAAAGCTGAGTCTGTAGCAAACGAAATTCTTGCTGAAAATAAAAATGCAAAGATAGATATTGAAGAACTAGATTTAACAAGTCTTGAATCGATCAAAAATTTCTCTCATCAAATTTTTAAAAAATACAAGAATTTAGACTGTCTTATCAATAACGCTGGCATTATGGCTTGCCCTTATTCAAAAACGAAAGATGGGTTTGAGATCCAGATGGGCACTAATCATTTGGGTCACTTTGCTTTGACAGGTCAGTTGATTTCTCTTCTAAAAAAGACATCTAACTCTAGAGTTATAAATGTATCTAGTATTGCTCATCTCTCTGGAAATATTGATTTTGATGACCTTAATTGGGAAAAAAGAAAATACAGAACTTGGAGCGCCTACAGTGACAGCAAGCTTGCTAATTTATACTTTACTTATGAACTCTCACGCAAACTAAAGCAAACTAAAGGTAATCCTCAAGTAGTTGCATCACATCCTGGATACACTGATACTAAGCTTCAACGTTACTCAACAATATGGAAAATTTTAAATAAAATAGCTGCACAAAAAGCCTCAATTGGAGCCTTAGGAGGGATTCGCGCTGCTACAGACCTAACTGCAGAATCAGGTGATTATTTTGGCTCTCCATCCATGGGTGGTATGAGAGGTTACCCAGTCTTAGTTAAGTCAAACGAACTATCGTATAATATAGATAACGCAAAAAAACTTTGGAAACTATCTGAAGAATTAACTGGAGTAATCTATGACTAA
- a CDS encoding MBL fold metallo-hydrolase, with protein sequence MEIIFTILNIIKYLIYILLALAIVVFTFLTVSPAFGGTPDKETQKNIEDSQNFVEGKFRNIKTNYTNFRASEKKATFKDWFSPPKDKNPLKPLPTIKFNNKDLTEGKFSWFGHSTLIMKTEGLVVMTDPVFNRASPLPSFNSNSKSSFFNGKPFEFENPILIDDLPKVDVVIISHDHYDHLDSKAIKDLSNLVDHFIVPLGVGAHLERWGVIKNKITELDWYESKNFKDVDFTFTPALHFSGRGVFNGNSTLWGSWVVRSKSLSAYFSGDGGYSETFKKLGEEYGPFDIAFIENGAYNVDWSNVHMYPDEAVQASIDLKAEILFPIHWSKFDLSIHPWDEPIIRITKEAAKKNVNLATPMIGEIFELNAIPKKPWWKKLRN encoded by the coding sequence TTGGAAATTATTTTTACAATACTTAATATCATAAAATATCTGATTTATATTCTATTAGCACTAGCTATTGTTGTATTTACTTTTCTCACAGTATCGCCAGCTTTCGGTGGAACTCCAGACAAGGAAACTCAAAAAAATATTGAAGATTCTCAAAATTTTGTTGAAGGAAAATTCCGAAATATTAAAACAAACTATACTAATTTTCGAGCTTCAGAAAAAAAAGCAACTTTCAAGGATTGGTTTTCACCCCCTAAAGATAAAAACCCTCTAAAACCGCTGCCAACAATAAAATTTAATAACAAAGATTTAACAGAGGGTAAATTTTCATGGTTTGGGCACTCTACTCTCATTATGAAAACTGAAGGTTTAGTCGTTATGACTGACCCTGTTTTTAACAGAGCCTCTCCTTTACCATCATTCAACTCTAACAGTAAAAGTAGCTTCTTTAATGGAAAGCCATTTGAATTTGAAAATCCGATATTAATTGATGATCTTCCAAAGGTCGATGTTGTCATTATTTCTCATGATCACTACGACCATCTTGACTCAAAAGCCATTAAGGACTTATCAAACCTAGTAGATCATTTTATTGTGCCCTTAGGTGTTGGAGCTCATCTTGAAAGATGGGGGGTAATTAAAAATAAAATTACTGAGCTTGACTGGTATGAAAGTAAGAACTTTAAAGATGTTGACTTTACCTTTACGCCTGCGCTTCACTTTAGTGGCCGAGGAGTGTTCAATGGTAACTCGACGTTATGGGGCTCTTGGGTTGTTAGATCAAAATCATTAAGCGCTTATTTCAGCGGAGATGGTGGATACTCAGAGACGTTTAAAAAATTAGGTGAGGAGTATGGACCTTTCGACATTGCCTTTATTGAGAACGGTGCATACAACGTTGACTGGTCGAACGTTCACATGTATCCAGATGAGGCAGTTCAAGCTAGTATCGACTTAAAAGCAGAGATCCTTTTCCCAATCCATTGGTCAAAATTTGATTTATCAATTCATCCCTGGGATGAGCCAATTATTCGTATCACTAAAGAAGCTGCAAAAAAGAATGTCAATCTTGCAACGCCAATGATTGGAGAAATATTTGAGTTAAATGCTATACCCAAAAAACCTTGGTGGAAAAAACTAAGAAATTAA
- a CDS encoding heme lyase CcmF/NrfE family subunit: protein MLIEVGHFALVLALIISVLLIVVPSIGLYQNKTSLAQLARPLVWAQGFWIALAFFVLVGAFLSNDFSVKYVADNSNTQLPILFKASAVWGSHEGSLLLWVFVLSLWTVAVSIFSKKIPSDLINQTLVVLGAISFGFLLFLLFTSNPFERLMMPPLEGRELNPLLQDFGLAVHPPMLYMGYVGLAIPFAFVLSALIRGQLDSTWIRWTRPWALVSWSFLTVGITLGSWWAYYELGWGGWWFWDPVENASFMPWLVATALVHSLSVSEKRGAFKQWTVLLAIGGFSLSLLGTFLVRSGVLTSVHAFATDPTRGLFILIFLFIVIGGSLILYTWRSSLLQQSNPFSLLSRETGLLINNILLVTAMLSVLLGTLYPLILDTLNLGKISVGAPYFNAVFVPIMIPGVIALAVFPYMRWKKDSLSRVFNLLKFEWICVVLLTFLSWVFITDNIFVLVAVGLFIWVVNHVLVLFIKRLRSKAKLSMSFIGMILAHLGIAVFVLGATVTTQLGIEKDIKMNIGETQTIAGHDFVFNGVSPHSRENYSGFIGDITVFKNTKKVAQLSPEKRYYQTGMPMTEASIDPSITRDLYVALGEGLGDGAWSVRIYYKPLVRWIWLGGLMIALGALFAAIDRRYFLRVKS from the coding sequence ATGTTGATTGAGGTTGGACATTTTGCACTTGTTCTTGCGCTAATTATTTCAGTGCTCTTGATAGTAGTTCCTTCGATTGGGCTCTATCAGAATAAGACTTCGCTTGCTCAGCTTGCAAGGCCTTTAGTATGGGCTCAAGGTTTTTGGATTGCATTAGCTTTCTTTGTTTTGGTGGGTGCATTTCTGAGTAATGATTTTTCAGTTAAATATGTTGCTGATAATTCAAATACGCAACTTCCAATACTATTTAAAGCATCAGCTGTTTGGGGCTCGCATGAGGGGTCTTTACTTTTATGGGTATTCGTTCTGTCTCTATGGACAGTTGCTGTATCAATTTTTTCAAAAAAAATTCCGTCAGACTTAATTAATCAAACCCTTGTGGTTCTGGGCGCAATAAGTTTTGGTTTTTTACTTTTTCTTCTCTTTACATCTAACCCTTTTGAGCGCTTAATGATGCCGCCACTTGAGGGTCGAGAGCTTAACCCTCTTCTTCAAGACTTTGGTCTGGCGGTTCATCCTCCTATGCTCTATATGGGTTATGTAGGGCTAGCTATTCCATTTGCTTTTGTATTGTCTGCACTCATTCGAGGACAGCTTGATAGCACATGGATTAGATGGACTCGTCCGTGGGCCTTAGTTTCTTGGTCTTTTTTAACCGTTGGAATAACGCTTGGAAGTTGGTGGGCTTATTATGAGCTTGGTTGGGGAGGATGGTGGTTTTGGGATCCCGTGGAAAATGCATCATTTATGCCTTGGCTTGTTGCAACGGCGCTTGTCCACTCTCTAAGTGTGAGTGAGAAGCGTGGCGCTTTTAAACAGTGGACTGTGCTTTTAGCTATTGGAGGCTTTTCTTTAAGCCTGCTAGGAACATTTCTTGTTCGCTCTGGGGTTCTAACATCGGTACATGCTTTTGCAACCGACCCAACAAGAGGTTTGTTTATCCTCATCTTTTTATTTATAGTAATTGGAGGATCATTGATTCTCTATACATGGCGCTCTAGCTTATTACAGCAGAGTAACCCATTTTCATTGCTATCAAGGGAGACGGGACTTCTTATTAATAACATTTTACTTGTAACTGCAATGTTAAGTGTCCTTTTGGGTACGCTTTATCCCCTCATTCTTGATACTCTCAACCTCGGAAAAATTTCAGTTGGAGCGCCCTATTTCAATGCAGTTTTTGTGCCCATTATGATTCCTGGAGTAATTGCACTAGCAGTATTCCCTTATATGCGTTGGAAGAAAGATTCATTATCAAGGGTTTTTAATTTATTAAAGTTTGAATGGATCTGTGTTGTTCTATTAACTTTCCTATCCTGGGTTTTCATCACGGACAATATTTTTGTTCTAGTTGCAGTTGGTCTATTCATATGGGTCGTTAACCATGTCTTGGTTTTATTCATAAAAAGACTGCGATCTAAAGCAAAGCTTTCTATGTCATTCATTGGAATGATTCTTGCACATCTTGGAATTGCTGTTTTTGTCCTCGGGGCCACAGTGACAACTCAACTTGGCATTGAAAAAGATATCAAGATGAATATTGGAGAAACTCAAACGATAGCTGGACATGACTTTGTTTTTAATGGCGTGAGCCCTCATTCAAGAGAGAACTACTCTGGCTTTATTGGGGATATTACTGTCTTTAAAAATACAAAAAAAGTGGCTCAGCTTAGCCCTGAAAAACGTTATTACCAAACAGGGATGCCAATGACTGAAGCATCTATTGATCCCTCAATCACAAGAGACCTTTACGTTGCACTCGGTGAGGGCTTGGGAGACGGGGCCTGGAGTGTCAGAATATATTATAAGCCGCTTGTTCGTTGGATATGGTTAGGCGGTCTAATGATTGCACTTGGGGCTCTTTTTGCTGCCATCGATAGACGTTACTTTTTGAGAGTTAAATCGTGA
- the ccmI gene encoding c-type cytochrome biogenesis protein CcmI gives MIALSCAFFAWFLFRPISQNISGDESNIAINQQRQDELISDINQGLIADDQYQAAESEIVNTLATELRPDTKKSIAIKPLPWTLAIILIFGILSLGIYSQLAPKMIPSGNSLPEPLSMSDSIERLQSFIEKNPGDFQALKMLGLAQIGIGNINESIEAFERAYLINSKDIDLLLQFASAIAASQDGQFDGKSKVLIDEALSLDPQSIQVLYFSGIVAAHGADLDGAIKFWEKALYLMSNDHPDRNIIEEALGTVLNLQVK, from the coding sequence ATGATCGCATTGTCATGTGCGTTTTTTGCCTGGTTTCTATTTAGGCCAATCAGTCAGAATATTAGTGGTGACGAGTCCAACATCGCTATTAATCAGCAAAGACAGGATGAGCTTATTTCAGATATAAACCAAGGCCTTATTGCGGATGACCAATACCAGGCTGCTGAATCTGAAATCGTTAATACTTTAGCGACTGAATTAAGGCCTGATACAAAGAAAAGCATAGCAATTAAGCCGTTACCATGGACACTCGCAATTATTTTAATTTTTGGCATTCTATCTCTAGGAATATATTCACAATTAGCACCAAAAATGATTCCATCTGGGAATTCTCTTCCAGAGCCATTGAGTATGAGTGATAGCATCGAGAGGCTTCAGAGTTTTATAGAGAAGAATCCAGGTGATTTTCAAGCATTAAAAATGTTGGGCTTAGCTCAAATCGGTATCGGCAATATTAATGAATCAATCGAAGCATTCGAGAGGGCATACTTAATAAATTCGAAAGATATTGACTTGTTGCTCCAATTTGCAAGCGCTATAGCTGCAAGTCAAGATGGGCAATTTGATGGTAAGTCTAAAGTTTTGATCGACGAAGCGTTGAGCCTTGATCCACAGTCAATTCAAGTTTTATATTTTTCAGGCATCGTTGCGGCCCATGGAGCTGATCTTGATGGTGCTATTAAGTTTTGGGAGAAAGCACTTTACCTTATGTCTAATGATCATCCGGATAGAAATATAATCGAAGAGGCTCTGGGTACAGTATTAAATTTACAAGTAAAATAG